CCAGCGAGAGCTGGCACTTCGGATTGATGTAAATGAAAGCACAATCAGTCGCTTCCTCAGCGGAAAGACAGAGAAGTTGAGCGAAGAAAGCGTTATCCGCATCGCCAGAGTGTTCAATGTGTCCACGGATTTTATCTTGGGTACTACCGTAATCCCGGACAAAAAGAACTACGATATTTCAGAGCTTGGGTTATCTGTTGAAGCTGCAAAGAATCTTTATACCGGAAAGGTCAACAATGATGTAGTCAACCGTCTGCTTGAAAATCCCCGCTTTGCCACGGTTACTTATATGATTGCACAGTATATGGATGATACCCTTGCAGGAGGATATGCCGCACAAAATCAGATGTATGCTACCCTCAGTTCCATGCTGCTGGGGATAAACAAAACCAGTGCCGCAGTACAGGCAGCAAGAACCGCCAATGCTATGAAAGTTCCCGCTTATCAGGCTGACCAGACTACGATCCAGAACACCTTTATGACGGTGGTTAAGGAAATCAAGAAAGAAGCAGGCAGCGATTTGGCCGCAGCCAAGGCAATCAGCAAGGAAACCACTGAGAGGATGTTTACCGAGCTGACCAAGGGACAGGATACGCCCGTTCCGACCATTACGCCGGAAGCTGTTGCAGATGCCGTCACGGGCAGTGTTTCCGGTATGGATTATGTCAATCAGGAAGCATTGCTGAACTTCAACCAGTCATTGGTTGACCTTTTGAAAACGACTCTGCAACAGCCGGAATCACAGGGACAAAGCGATGACACCACAGAATAACGAAGAACTCTGTATTGCGGCGCAGGGCGGCGACAAATGGGCGGAAAATGCCCTTGTAGAGAACAATCTGCGATTCATCCGAAAGACGGCATATGAAATATGGAGCGCACAGCGGGAGCTGAACGCTGCCCTCGGCATTGAACTGAACGATTTGGTGCAGGAGGGTTCCTTGGGGCTTCTGGGCTGCATAAGCAGCTTTCAACCCGACTACGGGAACAAGTTTCTGACCTATGCTGCCCCGGCTATTCATAACGCCATGCTGGACTACATCCGCAGGCAGAATCCCACCTTTGAAGCCAAAAATCTGGACTGTATTATCCGTCTGGATGAGGTCAAAAAGGGCGAAAACAAGGGACGGCATGAATTTATAGCCGATTCCAGAATACAGAACCCGGAACAGATTTTCATCGCCAAGGAAACTCACGAAGAAATCCATACAGCTCTGCAAATGATTGAGGAACGAGATAAAGCTTACCTTTGGTATCGTTTTGGCTTTGAGGACGATGTACTCCATCCCTTGAACGAAACAGCGAAGCACTTCCACCTGTCAGAGAGCAGGGCAAAGTCCACGGAAAAGCTGGCTCTGGATAACTTCTGGTTGGAATTGCCTTGGTGGTATTGAGCGAAAAATAGTATAGATTGGAGAATTAAATGGAACAAATTTTAATCATAGAAGATGATACAGGCTTAAATCAAGGATTATGCCGTGCTTTGAAGTCTGAAAACCGCCAAGTCGTTTCCTGCCTGAATTTGAAGACCGCACGGGAACAGTTAGCTTGCGGCAGCGTATTACTGGTGCTTCTGGACATCAATCTGCCGGACGGCAGTGGGCTGGATTTTTGCAAGAGCTGAAAGCCGCCGCCCCGGTGCGCCCGGTGATTTTGCTGACTGCCAATGATACCGATATGGATATTGTAGTTGGGCTGGAACAGGGTGCAGATGATTACATCACGAAGCCCTTTTCTCTGTCGGTTTTGCGGGCGAGGGTCAATACGCAGCTACGAAAAAATGCGGTTTCTGTCCCTGCAAAGACTTTTCAAATTGACCGTTTTGTATTTGACTTTGACCAGATGCAGTTTTCCGCAGACGGTGCCAACGTAGAACTCAGCAAAACAGAACAAAAGCTCCTTCGTCTGCTGGTGGAAAATCAGGGCAACGCTATGAGCCGTGGCGATCTGATCGACCGCATCTGGACGGATGGAGCGGAGTATGTAGATGAAAATGCCCTGTCTGTGACTGTCAAACGGCTTCGGGATAAGCTGGGAGCGCAGAACTATATCCAGACGGTCTACGGCATCGGCTATATGTGGGGAAAGAAGCATGGATAATTGGATTGTAATATTGGAATTTTCCTGCGTTCTGGCTGCGGCACTTGCAATTTATGCAAACTACCGCCGAACCAAAAAGACGATGGACACAATCGATCAGATGCTGGATGCTGCCGTCGAGGGTACTTACTCCGAAACAAATTTTGATGAAAGCCGCTTATCGGCTCTGGAAACCAAATTTGCCCACTATCTATCCTCCTCCGCTATTTCCGCCCGGAATGTGACCATCGAGAAAGATAAAATCAAAACGCTGATTGCCGATATTTCCCACCAGACCAAGACGCCCATTGCCAATCTTCTGCTTTACAGCGAATTGATTGCAGAGGAAGAATTGCCCGGGGATATGCACTCCAATGTGGAAGCCATCCATCAGCAGACAGAGAAACTGCGTTTCTTAATTGATTCTCTGGTGAAGTTGTCCCGGCTGGAAAATGGGATTTTGACCCTATCACCCAGGCAGGAGTCTGTTCAACCGATGCTGGACGGTATTGCGGCTCAGTATGGTTCCAAGACAAAACAAAAGGGATTGGTACTGCAAATCTCTGAAACAACTTCTTCTGCCTGCTGCGACCCCAAATGGACAACAGAAGCCTTGGGCAATTTGGTG
Above is a genomic segment from Faecalibacterium taiwanense containing:
- a CDS encoding HAMP domain-containing sensor histidine kinase; amino-acid sequence: MDNWIVILEFSCVLAAALAIYANYRRTKKTMDTIDQMLDAAVEGTYSETNFDESRLSALETKFAHYLSSSAISARNVTIEKDKIKTLIADISHQTKTPIANLLLYSELIAEEELPGDMHSNVEAIHQQTEKLRFLIDSLVKLSRLENGILTLSPRQESVQPMLDGIAAQYGSKTKQKGLVLQISETTSSACCDPKWTTEALGNLVDNAIKYTPSGSMTISAAEYELFTRIDVTDTGIGIEESEQPKIFSRFYRSEAVRENEGVGIGLYLAREIISGEGGYIKLTSEPGKGSTFSVFLPRQAEILQNC
- a CDS encoding sigma-70 family RNA polymerase sigma factor, translated to MTPQNNEELCIAAQGGDKWAENALVENNLRFIRKTAYEIWSAQRELNAALGIELNDLVQEGSLGLLGCISSFQPDYGNKFLTYAAPAIHNAMLDYIRRQNPTFEAKNLDCIIRLDEVKKGENKGRHEFIADSRIQNPEQIFIAKETHEEIHTALQMIEERDKAYLWYRFGFEDDVLHPLNETAKHFHLSESRAKSTEKLALDNFWLELPWWY
- a CDS encoding helix-turn-helix transcriptional regulator, with the protein product MADTYLPADVRKRIVDVMRERKMTQRELALRIDVNESTISRFLSGKTEKLSEESVIRIARVFNVSTDFILGTTVIPDKKNYDISELGLSVEAAKNLYTGKVNNDVVNRLLENPRFATVTYMIAQYMDDTLAGGYAAQNQMYATLSSMLLGINKTSAAVQAARTANAMKVPAYQADQTTIQNTFMTVVKEIKKEAGSDLAAAKAISKETTERMFTELTKGQDTPVPTITPEAVADAVTGSVSGMDYVNQEALLNFNQSLVDLLKTTLQQPESQGQSDDTTE